The window ATCTTACCACTTCACACTGAGCTTAGAAGCCGGAACCGTCTTGAGGTAGCTATACACAGCGGGATGATAAAAACACACCTGCTAAGAATCTTGTCTTCCAACATAATGATGAAGTACGGATAAAAGTGACCCCTGCTGAGGATTCTTACATAAGCATATTCAGCGTGGATGATGACAGAAACGTTATTAAACTATATCCAAATGAATATGCCCCGGCCAGACTATCCGCTGCAAGGAAAGAGTTTATCTTTCCTGATGACTCATTAAAATCAAAAGGAGTTAAGTTAAAGGCGGCTGTTCCGGCTAATAAACAGAAGGCAGTAGAGGTAGTTCTTGTTATCGCAGCCAAACATGAAGAGCACCTCCTTGAAAGTAAATCCCTGCAAAGCCCCACCTTATCCGACCTGATGAAAGAACTGTCAGAACTTATCATACAAGACCCATCATCATGGACCCAAAAGACAATCGGTTACGAGGTCACTAGATAAGAGATAAGCAGAATTACTGA of the Nitrospirota bacterium genome contains:
- a CDS encoding DUF4384 domain-containing protein codes for the protein MTPAEDSYISIFSVDDDRNVIKLYPNEYAPARLSAARKEFIFPDDSLKSKGVKLKAAVPANKQKAVEVVLVIAAKHEEHLLESKSLQSPTLSDLMKELSELIIQDPSSWTQKTIGYEVTR